A portion of the Faecalibacterium sp. I3-3-89 genome contains these proteins:
- a CDS encoding recombinase family protein produces the protein MTAVIYARYSSDNQREESIEGQIRECTAYAEKNGAHLISVMKPIAEGSQGILAETLLEGMAEYYSAELSEKVIRGQIENALNGKCTGGTGTIGYKIDEDKFYHLDPLTSPLVLEAFQRYDNGDKMVEIVNFLNDKGVRNMLGGKMTHSSVNTMLKNRRYIGELSFRDIVVPDAIPVIVPKDLFDRVQKRLDKNKRAPACGKADEEYLLTTKLLCGKCGALMFGESGTSATGRTYYYYKCANVKRRKGCNKKTVQKDWLEDLVVRETMKLIQDDAMIDKIVQLVMDVQNQENTTIPLLEKQLREVNKKLDNLMKAIEDGLYTRTTKERLEALEIQKDELTVKIADEKLKKPSFNEDFIRFWLMKFRKFDISQKKQRKALIEVFVNAIFLYDDRMLITFNYKDGTQTVRFEDTLTADSAEEKSSDLSSSAGP, from the coding sequence ATGACCGCCGTAATCTATGCCCGCTATTCATCAGATAACCAGCGTGAAGAATCTATCGAGGGGCAGATTCGGGAATGTACCGCCTATGCGGAAAAGAACGGTGCCCACCTGATTTCCGTTATGAAACCCATTGCCGAGGGTTCACAGGGCATTCTGGCGGAAACGCTGCTGGAAGGCATGGCAGAATACTACTCGGCAGAGCTGTCCGAAAAGGTGATTCGTGGTCAGATCGAAAACGCCCTGAATGGTAAGTGCACTGGTGGTACGGGAACCATCGGCTACAAAATCGACGAGGACAAGTTTTATCATCTTGACCCGCTGACCTCGCCGCTGGTGCTGGAAGCCTTTCAGAGGTATGACAACGGCGATAAAATGGTGGAGATCGTAAACTTCCTCAATGACAAGGGTGTCCGCAATATGTTGGGCGGCAAAATGACCCACAGTAGCGTGAACACCATGCTCAAGAACCGCCGGTACATTGGCGAACTGTCTTTCCGGGATATCGTTGTGCCGGATGCAATTCCGGTTATTGTTCCGAAAGACCTGTTTGACCGGGTGCAGAAGCGTCTGGATAAGAACAAGCGTGCTCCTGCCTGTGGCAAGGCAGACGAGGAATATCTGCTGACCACCAAGCTGCTCTGCGGCAAGTGTGGTGCGCTGATGTTCGGCGAAAGCGGAACCAGTGCCACCGGACGCACCTACTATTATTATAAATGCGCCAACGTCAAGCGCCGCAAGGGCTGCAATAAAAAGACCGTGCAGAAGGACTGGCTGGAAGATCTGGTCGTCCGGGAGACCATGAAGCTGATTCAGGACGATGCGATGATCGACAAGATCGTTCAACTGGTCATGGATGTCCAGAATCAGGAGAACACCACGATCCCGCTGCTGGAAAAGCAACTGCGAGAGGTCAACAAAAAGTTGGACAACCTGATGAAGGCAATCGAGGACGGCTTGTACACCCGGACAACGAAAGAGCGTCTGGAAGCGCTGGAAATCCAGAAAGATGAGCTGACTGTAAAAATCGCAGATGAAAAATTGAAGAAGCCCAGCTTCAATGAGGATTTCATCCGATTCTGGCTGATGAAATTCAGAAAGTTCGATATTTCGCAGAAAAAGCAGCGGAAAGCACTGATTGAAGTTTTTGTAAATGCCATTTTCCTGTACGATGACCGGATGCTGATTACGTTCAACTACAAGGATGGTACCCAAACCGTCCGTTTTGAGGACACTTTGACCGCTGATTCTGCGGAGGAAAAAAGTTCGGATTTGTCCAGCTCTGCTGGACCATAA
- the gnpA gene encoding 1,3-beta-galactosyl-N-acetylhexosamine phosphorylase — MDETRKSGRVTIPTDLDVVPETLEILKKWGADAIRDCDGTDFPQQLKDADAKIYSTYYTTRKDNAWAKANPDEVQQCYIMTGFYTAPGDTVTIPLMKGISPELMQVNTNDDITRWWEVMDRTTGQPVPPEKWSYADGSVTVQAVPFHEYTVSFLAYLIWDPVHMYNATTNGWTNFEHQITFDVRQPKTHKYSMERLRKFIQEHPYVNVIRYTTFFHQFTLIFDELKREKFVDWYGYSASVSPYILNQFEQEVGYKFRPEYIIDQGYYNNQYRVPSKEFRDFQAFQRREVAKLAKEMVDITHECGCEAMMFLGDHWIGTEPFMPEFKTIGLDAVVGSVGNGSTLRLISDIEGVKYTEGRFLPYFFPDTFHEGGDPVREAKENWVTARRAILRKPIDRIGYGGYLKLALQFPEFVDYVESVCNEFRELYENIKGTTPYCVKRVAVLNCWGKMRAWGCHMVHHALYYKQNYSYAGVIEMLSGAPFDVKFISFEDIKNDPHLLDSLDVIINVGDADTAHTGGIWWEDPEISSAIRKFVWNGGGFIGVGEPSGHPYQGHILQLASVLGVEEENGFTLNYDKYNWEEHPDHFILQDADQPVDFGEGKKNIYALEGTEVLVQRNKEVQMAAHDFGKGRAVYISGVPYSFANSRTLYRAILWSAHSEEELHTWFSSNYNVEVHAYVKNGKYCVVNNTYEPQDTTVYTTDGSSFALHLDANEIKWYEI, encoded by the coding sequence ATGGATGAAACAAGAAAGTCCGGGCGCGTGACAATCCCCACCGACTTGGACGTGGTGCCCGAAACGCTGGAAATTCTGAAAAAGTGGGGTGCAGACGCCATCCGCGACTGCGACGGCACCGACTTTCCGCAGCAGCTGAAGGATGCCGATGCAAAGATCTACTCCACCTATTATACCACCCGCAAGGACAACGCATGGGCCAAGGCGAACCCGGACGAGGTACAGCAGTGCTACATCATGACCGGCTTCTACACCGCTCCCGGCGACACCGTGACCATCCCGCTGATGAAGGGCATCAGCCCGGAGCTGATGCAGGTGAACACCAACGATGACATCACCCGCTGGTGGGAGGTCATGGACCGAACCACCGGCCAGCCCGTGCCGCCGGAAAAGTGGAGCTATGCGGACGGCAGCGTGACCGTGCAGGCCGTGCCGTTCCATGAATATACGGTCAGCTTTCTGGCCTACCTCATCTGGGACCCGGTGCATATGTACAACGCTACCACCAACGGCTGGACGAACTTTGAGCACCAGATTACTTTTGATGTGCGTCAGCCCAAGACCCACAAGTATTCCATGGAGCGCCTGCGCAAGTTCATCCAGGAGCATCCGTATGTGAACGTCATCCGCTACACCACCTTCTTCCACCAGTTCACCCTGATCTTCGACGAGCTGAAGCGGGAGAAGTTCGTGGACTGGTATGGATACTCTGCTTCGGTCAGCCCTTATATCCTCAACCAGTTTGAGCAGGAAGTGGGCTACAAGTTCCGCCCGGAGTACATCATCGATCAGGGCTACTATAACAACCAGTACCGGGTGCCCAGCAAGGAATTCCGGGATTTTCAGGCCTTCCAGCGCCGCGAGGTGGCAAAGCTTGCCAAGGAGATGGTGGACATCACCCACGAGTGCGGGTGCGAAGCCATGATGTTCCTCGGCGACCACTGGATCGGCACCGAACCTTTCATGCCGGAGTTCAAGACCATCGGACTGGATGCCGTAGTGGGCAGCGTGGGCAACGGCTCCACCCTGCGCCTGATCTCTGACATTGAGGGCGTGAAGTACACCGAGGGCCGTTTCCTGCCCTACTTCTTCCCCGACACCTTCCACGAGGGCGGCGACCCGGTGCGGGAAGCCAAGGAGAACTGGGTTACAGCCCGCCGCGCTATCCTGCGCAAGCCCATCGACCGCATCGGCTATGGCGGCTATCTGAAACTGGCCTTGCAGTTCCCGGAGTTCGTGGATTACGTGGAGAGCGTCTGCAACGAGTTCCGCGAACTGTACGAGAACATCAAGGGCACCACACCCTACTGTGTCAAGCGAGTGGCCGTGCTGAACTGTTGGGGTAAAATGCGGGCTTGGGGCTGTCACATGGTGCATCACGCCCTCTATTACAAGCAGAACTATAGCTATGCCGGTGTCATTGAGATGCTGTCCGGTGCGCCCTTTGATGTGAAGTTCATCAGCTTTGAGGACATCAAGAACGACCCGCATCTGCTGGACTCGTTGGATGTCATTATCAATGTCGGCGATGCCGACACCGCACACACCGGCGGCATCTGGTGGGAAGACCCGGAGATCTCCTCCGCTATCCGCAAGTTCGTCTGGAACGGCGGCGGCTTTATCGGCGTGGGTGAGCCTTCCGGTCACCCGTATCAGGGCCACATTCTCCAGCTTGCCAGCGTGCTGGGCGTGGAGGAAGAAAACGGCTTCACCCTCAACTACGACAAATACAACTGGGAGGAGCACCCCGACCACTTTATCTTGCAGGACGCCGACCAACCCGTGGACTTTGGCGAGGGCAAAAAGAACATCTACGCCCTTGAGGGCACCGAGGTGCTGGTGCAGCGGAACAAGGAAGTACAGATGGCTGCCCACGACTTCGGCAAGGGTCGTGCCGTGTACATCAGCGGTGTGCCTTACAGTTTTGCCAACAGCCGCACCCTTTACCGCGCTATCCTGTGGAGTGCCCACAGCGAGGAGGAACTGCATACATGGTTCAGCTCCAATTATAATGTAGAAGTTCACGCCTACGTCAAGAACGGCAAGTACTGCGTGGTGAACAACACGTACGAGCCGCAGGACACCACCGTTTACACCACAGACGGCAGCAGCTTTGCTCTGCATCTGGATGCCAACGAGATCAAGTGGTATGAGATCTAA
- a CDS encoding Type 1 glutamine amidotransferase-like domain-containing protein — MKLFLCSHFSSVGSLIKEEIENKKVAFIPTASLREGYTGYVGSARKLFKKLGAIVTEIDISTEAYSTIQSVFEDADVIYFTGGNSFFLIDQLRKTGTDELLKKELAKGKLMIGESAGAIICAPSIQYIEQMDEKPEDYSQEDDAGLDLIDFYVLPHYLTAPFKKVTEKIMTEFSDLNLCPINNRQGIVIDGEGSKVICKD; from the coding sequence ATGAAACTGTTTTTATGTTCGCACTTTTCAAGTGTAGGAAGTCTGATAAAGGAAGAAATTGAAAATAAAAAAGTCGCATTTATTCCAACAGCTTCGCTGCGTGAAGGCTACACCGGTTATGTCGGCTCGGCTCGAAAATTATTCAAAAAGTTGGGAGCAATCGTAACTGAAATTGATATTTCAACGGAGGCTTATTCAACGATACAGTCTGTTTTTGAAGATGCGGATGTGATATATTTTACCGGCGGAAATTCTTTTTTCCTTATAGACCAGCTCCGTAAAACGGGAACGGATGAGCTGTTGAAGAAAGAATTGGCAAAGGGAAAACTGATGATTGGTGAATCGGCAGGTGCGATTATATGCGCTCCAAGCATCCAATATATCGAGCAAATGGATGAAAAGCCGGAGGACTACTCACAAGAAGATGATGCAGGGCTTGATTTGATTGATTTCTATGTTCTTCCGCATTATCTTACAGCACCATTTAAGAAAGTTACCGAGAAAATAATGACTGAGTTTTCGGATTTGAATCTATGCCCAATTAACAACCGTCAGGGAATTGTAATTGATGGTGAAGGTTCAAAGGTTATTTGCAAAGACTAA
- a CDS encoding carbohydrate ABC transporter permease, with the protein MQNTTEKSSRSAEGLYKFFIYFVLVLLAVTIIVPVAWVFMASIKQNAEFYGNPWALPAGFYWQNFVNAWNGAKMGEYMLNSVIVTALALALLLVVALPAAYCLSRFHFKGRKILNTLFMAGLFINVNYIVVPIFLMLRDSDVWLKGHFGSGFLLNNLVVLAVVYAATALPFTIYLLSGYFATLPHDFEEAAYIDGASYFSTMTRIIFPMAKPSIITIILFNFLSFWNEYIISMTLMSSTSAPRTLPVGLLNLMQAQQSAAQYGTMYAGLVLVMLPTLILYICVQRQLTQGMTVGGLKG; encoded by the coding sequence ATGCAGAATACCACCGAAAAATCTTCCCGCTCTGCGGAAGGTCTGTACAAGTTTTTCATCTATTTTGTGCTGGTTCTGCTGGCCGTGACCATCATCGTGCCGGTGGCATGGGTGTTCATGGCCTCCATCAAGCAGAACGCCGAGTTCTACGGCAACCCCTGGGCACTGCCCGCCGGATTCTACTGGCAGAACTTCGTCAACGCATGGAACGGCGCGAAAATGGGCGAATATATGCTCAACTCGGTCATCGTCACCGCGCTGGCGCTGGCACTGTTGCTGGTCGTTGCCCTGCCCGCCGCCTACTGTCTGTCCCGCTTCCACTTCAAGGGGCGCAAGATACTGAACACCTTGTTCATGGCGGGCCTGTTCATCAACGTGAACTACATCGTGGTGCCCATCTTTTTGATGCTGCGGGACAGCGATGTGTGGCTGAAAGGCCATTTCGGCAGCGGCTTTCTGCTGAACAATCTGGTGGTGCTGGCGGTGGTATACGCCGCCACCGCGCTGCCCTTTACCATCTACCTGCTGTCGGGCTACTTTGCCACCCTGCCCCACGACTTTGAGGAGGCGGCCTACATCGACGGTGCGAGCTATTTCTCCACCATGACCCGCATCATCTTCCCCATGGCAAAGCCGTCCATCATCACCATTATCCTGTTCAACTTCCTGTCCTTCTGGAACGAGTATATCATTTCCATGACCCTCATGAGTTCTACCAGCGCACCCCGCACCCTGCCGGTCGGCCTGCTGAACCTGATGCAGGCCCAGCAGAGTGCGGCGCAGTACGGCACCATGTATGCCGGTTTAGTGCTGGTGATGCTGCCCACCCTGATTTTGTACATCTGCGTGCAGCGGCAGCTGACGCAGGGCATGACCGTGGGCGGTCTGAAAGGGTAA
- a CDS encoding DUF6903 family protein has translation MKAFWKNNPALRIVLMIVLFVLSIALVVAGWKMTGQLAGLGIMLLGVALLLAVLAIYNATYQD, from the coding sequence ATGAAAGCATTCTGGAAAAACAATCCTGCCCTGCGCATCGTGCTGATGATCGTGCTGTTTGTGCTGTCCATTGCACTGGTGGTCGCAGGCTGGAAAATGACCGGGCAGCTGGCTGGTCTTGGCATTATGCTCTTGGGCGTGGCGTTGCTGCTGGCAGTGCTGGCCATCTACAATGCGACCTATCAGGATTGA
- a CDS encoding AAC(3) family N-acetyltransferase produces MTYTKQTLQQDLAAMGLTGTETILIHSSMKSIGAVEGGADTVLDALMEFFAEGLLLLPTHTWQSIDHDHPVFDVRRSPCCVGILPELFRQRPGVVRSLHPTHSIAACGRGAAEYLAGELENNTPCTPGGCYDRLRAVGGKILLLGVSHARNTFLHSVEEVLNVPNRLTDKPLQLTVVDEAGAEHTVYMRRHYNAQQPHISEDFVKLEQAYLDCGAAKNTKFGDAACILCDANELFRVTRHVLAPDPEAFVTEPVIPAQRWKELCTETR; encoded by the coding sequence ATGACATACACAAAACAGACCCTTCAGCAGGATCTTGCTGCCATGGGGCTGACTGGCACTGAGACCATTCTTATCCACTCCTCCATGAAGTCCATTGGTGCTGTCGAGGGCGGCGCAGACACGGTTCTGGACGCGCTGATGGAGTTCTTTGCGGAGGGGCTGCTGTTGCTGCCCACCCACACATGGCAGTCCATCGACCATGACCACCCGGTGTTCGATGTCCGCCGCAGTCCCTGCTGCGTGGGCATCCTGCCGGAACTGTTCCGGCAGCGGCCCGGGGTAGTGCGTTCTCTTCATCCTACGCACAGCATCGCGGCCTGCGGCAGGGGCGCAGCAGAATATCTGGCAGGGGAACTGGAAAACAACACCCCCTGCACCCCCGGTGGCTGCTACGACCGTCTACGGGCGGTCGGCGGAAAGATCCTGCTGCTGGGCGTCAGCCATGCCCGGAACACCTTCCTTCACAGCGTGGAGGAGGTGCTGAACGTCCCCAACCGGCTTACCGACAAGCCCTTGCAGCTCACTGTGGTGGATGAAGCCGGGGCAGAGCACACCGTTTATATGCGCCGCCACTACAATGCGCAGCAGCCCCACATCTCGGAGGATTTCGTCAAGCTGGAGCAGGCGTATCTGGACTGTGGCGCAGCGAAAAACACAAAATTTGGCGACGCGGCGTGCATCTTGTGCGACGCGAACGAGCTTTTTCGAGTGACGCGGCACGTCCTTGCCCCTGACCCGGAGGCGTTTGTCACCGAGCCGGTGATCCCGGCGCAGCGCTGGAAGGAACTGTGCACGGAAACACGATAA
- a CDS encoding carbohydrate ABC transporter substrate-binding protein — translation MKRISRRNFLKVAGVGAAALSLAACGGAASSTASSTASSAATSSAVAADVTIKVAAIETGYGAEMWKKVTEAFTAETGIKVELTTDKKLEDVIGPSMQGGDYPDVIHLATGREAALTEQFIKGNLIADITDVLSMTVPGESKKVSEKIAGGFTDTSLTNPYGDGKTYLAPMFYSPCGLFYNAGFLKEKGWDVPKTWDEMWALGDKAAAEGTYLFTYPTTGYFDAFFYALMYAAGGPDFFNKATHYEEGIWDTPEAKTCFDIVAKLASYTNPITPAQANDQDFTQNQQLVLDNKALFMPNGTWIVGEMAEAPRADGFEWGMTALPAVKAGGDSYSYTWFEQAWIPAGAEHLDAAKQFVAYLYSDEACKLFAESGAIQPVLGIADSLEGDNKMFYSIYDNGAKAAMGNFAAFSAIPGVEVRTVFFDPVNSLVSGSMTEQQWIDGIKSASDQMRANIIE, via the coding sequence ATGAAACGCATTTCTCGTCGCAATTTTCTGAAAGTGGCTGGCGTGGGTGCCGCTGCACTGAGCCTGGCTGCCTGTGGTGGTGCTGCCAGCTCCACCGCGTCCAGCACGGCATCTTCTGCCGCTACTTCTTCCGCAGTGGCTGCGGACGTCACCATCAAGGTTGCCGCCATCGAGACCGGCTATGGCGCTGAGATGTGGAAGAAGGTCACCGAGGCCTTTACTGCTGAGACCGGCATCAAGGTGGAGCTGACCACCGACAAGAAGCTGGAGGACGTCATCGGCCCCTCCATGCAGGGCGGCGATTACCCCGATGTGATCCATCTGGCCACCGGCCGTGAGGCTGCCCTGACCGAGCAGTTCATCAAGGGCAACCTGATCGCGGACATCACCGATGTTCTGAGCATGACCGTGCCCGGCGAGAGCAAGAAGGTGAGCGAGAAGATCGCCGGCGGCTTTACCGACACCTCCCTGACCAACCCCTACGGCGACGGCAAAACCTATCTGGCTCCCATGTTCTACAGCCCCTGCGGCCTGTTCTACAACGCCGGTTTCCTGAAGGAAAAGGGCTGGGACGTGCCCAAGACCTGGGACGAGATGTGGGCACTGGGCGACAAGGCTGCCGCTGAGGGCACCTACCTGTTCACCTACCCCACCACCGGCTACTTCGACGCCTTCTTCTATGCGCTGATGTACGCCGCAGGTGGCCCCGACTTCTTCAACAAGGCTACCCACTACGAAGAAGGCATCTGGGACACCCCCGAGGCAAAGACCTGCTTTGATATCGTGGCAAAGCTGGCTTCCTACACCAACCCCATCACCCCCGCACAGGCCAACGATCAGGACTTTACCCAGAACCAGCAGCTGGTGCTGGACAACAAGGCCCTGTTCATGCCCAACGGCACCTGGATCGTGGGCGAGATGGCCGAAGCACCCCGTGCAGACGGCTTTGAGTGGGGCATGACCGCTCTGCCCGCTGTCAAGGCCGGCGGCGACAGCTACAGCTACACCTGGTTCGAGCAGGCATGGATCCCGGCGGGTGCTGAGCATCTGGATGCAGCCAAGCAGTTCGTGGCTTACCTGTACAGCGACGAAGCCTGCAAGCTGTTTGCCGAGAGCGGCGCGATCCAGCCTGTGCTGGGCATCGCCGACAGTCTGGAAGGCGACAACAAGATGTTCTACTCCATCTACGACAACGGCGCAAAGGCCGCCATGGGCAACTTTGCAGCCTTTAGTGCCATCCCCGGCGTGGAAGTCCGCACCGTGTTCTTCGATCCTGTCAACTCTCTGGTGTCCGGCAGCATGACCGAGCAGCAGTGGATCGACGGCATCAAGTCCGCCAGCGACCAGATGCGCGCCAACATCATCGAGTAA
- a CDS encoding carbohydrate ABC transporter permease: MRTDKSRKRFVFLCVAPATILFFLFMILPTLNVFRMSLYERGAYSPNETFVGLKNFQHLLKDTQFIRSMQNMILLVVVVTIVTFAFALVFAAILTREKIKGQNFFRVIFYIPNILSVVVISGIFSAIYKPENGMLNSIIGLFRNMSDPILWKGEKLVIPSIIIAMVWQAIGYYMVMYMASMSAVPISLYESANLDGAGRLTQFFQITIPLIWTNIRTTLTFFIISTINMAFLFVKAMTSGGPNGASDVALSYMYSQKDAGLYGYSMAIGVVIFLFSFALSACVNKATSRDPLEF, translated from the coding sequence ATGAGAACGGATAAAAGCCGCAAACGGTTCGTATTCCTCTGTGTGGCACCGGCTACCATCCTGTTTTTTCTCTTTATGATCCTGCCCACCCTCAACGTGTTCCGCATGAGTTTGTATGAGCGGGGTGCCTATTCTCCCAACGAGACCTTTGTGGGGCTCAAAAACTTCCAGCATCTGCTGAAAGATACCCAGTTCATCCGCTCGATGCAGAATATGATCCTGCTCGTGGTGGTGGTCACCATCGTCACCTTTGCGTTTGCGCTGGTGTTTGCAGCCATCCTGACCCGCGAAAAGATCAAAGGGCAGAACTTCTTTCGGGTCATCTTCTACATCCCCAACATCCTGTCGGTGGTCGTCATCTCCGGCATCTTCTCTGCCATCTATAAGCCGGAAAACGGCATGCTGAACAGCATCATCGGCCTGTTCCGCAACATGAGCGACCCCATCCTGTGGAAGGGCGAAAAACTGGTCATCCCCTCCATCATCATTGCCATGGTGTGGCAGGCCATCGGCTACTACATGGTCATGTACATGGCCTCCATGTCTGCCGTGCCCATCAGCCTGTACGAGAGCGCCAATCTGGACGGTGCCGGGCGGCTGACCCAGTTCTTCCAGATTACCATCCCCCTCATCTGGACGAATATCCGCACCACCCTCACCTTCTTTATCATCTCCACCATCAACATGGCCTTCCTCTTCGTCAAGGCCATGACAAGCGGCGGCCCCAACGGCGCATCGGATGTGGCGCTGAGCTATATGTACAGCCAGAAGGACGCTGGCCTGTATGGCTATAGTATGGCCATCGGCGTCGTCATTTTCCTGTTCTCGTTTGCGCTGTCCGCCTGTGTCAACAAGGCCACCAGCCGTGACCCGCTGGAATTTTAA
- a CDS encoding PPC domain-containing DNA-binding protein translates to MEYKRFGSKIIVRIDKDEEILEKVKELALKENIRLAAVQALGATDSFTVGVYNVAEKKYYANTFSGSFEIVSLTGTINTMNGEFYTHLHMSAGNDKGEVFGGHLNRAVVSATCEMVVDVLDGTVDRAYDPVTGLNLFQFQSDKENV, encoded by the coding sequence ATGGAATACAAACGCTTTGGCAGTAAGATCATTGTCCGCATCGATAAGGACGAGGAGATCCTTGAAAAAGTAAAAGAGCTTGCGCTGAAGGAAAACATCCGCCTCGCCGCCGTTCAGGCACTGGGTGCCACCGACAGCTTTACGGTGGGCGTGTACAATGTGGCGGAAAAGAAATACTACGCCAACACCTTCAGCGGCAGCTTTGAGATCGTTTCTCTGACCGGCACCATCAACACCATGAACGGTGAATTTTACACCCACCTGCACATGAGCGCCGGGAACGACAAGGGCGAGGTGTTCGGCGGACATCTGAACCGGGCAGTGGTCAGCGCCACCTGCGAGATGGTGGTCGATGTTCTGGACGGAACGGTAGACCGTGCGTATGACCCTGTTACCGGGCTGAACCTGTTCCAATTCCAGTCTGATAAAGAGAATGTTTGA
- a CDS encoding transcriptional regulator, protein MRKLTFEGFLKQYVAELAGVQTASVHKLADCLNENPRLKEPLFLYTLTFDKVELLLRYTANSTIAAEYEQLSNLYSLEQMLVLLEKQSSELPEGYLKVWRSYCSVRDAVLADNDTKELIHRRVLELQQKKKLTNYRLYKDLKLNPGNVNAWLKHNDSSKISLDCARQIYKYAKSYPSVR, encoded by the coding sequence ATGCGAAAGCTGACATTCGAAGGCTTTTTGAAGCAGTATGTGGCAGAGCTTGCCGGGGTACAGACGGCAAGCGTCCATAAGCTGGCGGATTGTCTGAACGAAAATCCCCGCCTGAAAGAACCGCTGTTTCTCTATACGCTGACCTTTGATAAAGTAGAACTGCTGCTCCGCTACACCGCAAACAGCACGATTGCTGCGGAATATGAGCAGCTTTCTAATCTCTATTCGCTGGAGCAAATGCTGGTGCTTCTTGAAAAGCAATCATCAGAACTGCCGGAAGGCTATTTGAAGGTTTGGCGCAGCTATTGTTCGGTGCGGGATGCCGTCCTTGCAGACAATGACACAAAAGAGCTGATCCATCGCCGGGTATTGGAACTTCAGCAGAAAAAGAAATTGACGAATTACCGTCTTTACAAGGACTTGAAGCTGAATCCGGGCAACGTGAACGCATGGCTCAAACACAACGATTCCAGCAAAATAAGCCTTGACTGTGCACGGCAGATTTACAAGTACGCAAAAAGCTACCCGTCTGTTCGATAA
- a CDS encoding GNAT family N-acetyltransferase, with protein MKIRKAEKKDIPRLLALLGQVLQIHAEIRPDIFIPDTTKYTVCELAELLKQEDKPIYVAVDEDDVCRGYAFCQMQEQPFSTNMVPFKSLFIDDLCVDRQARGQHIGESLFEYVKQQAKELGCYEVTLNVWAGNTPAEHFYEKMGMKTKERQMEYIL; from the coding sequence ATGAAGATTCGGAAAGCAGAGAAAAAAGATATTCCAAGACTCCTTGCCCTGCTGGGGCAGGTATTGCAGATCCATGCAGAGATCCGCCCGGATATTTTTATTCCCGACACCACCAAATACACCGTCTGTGAACTGGCAGAGCTTCTGAAGCAGGAGGATAAACCCATCTACGTTGCCGTAGACGAGGATGATGTGTGCAGAGGCTATGCCTTCTGTCAGATGCAGGAGCAGCCTTTTTCCACCAACATGGTGCCCTTCAAGTCGTTGTTTATTGATGACCTTTGCGTTGACCGGCAGGCACGGGGGCAGCACATCGGAGAAAGTCTGTTTGAATATGTGAAGCAGCAGGCAAAAGAGCTGGGCTGCTATGAAGTGACCCTGAACGTCTGGGCAGGAAATACCCCGGCAGAGCACTTCTACGAAAAGATGGGTATGAAAACAAAGGAACGGCAGATGGAGTACATCCTGTGA
- a CDS encoding helix-turn-helix domain-containing protein, whose product MSTERFDIRHAPAPRESFRLLYISKSKFGGDWNSTAHTHSCTELFYCLSGEGQFYLSGQLYPVKPDDMIIVNPQVEHTELSLNASPLEYIVLGVAGIEILFGKSDSSYAIFNCRENRERMVTLLHMLLAEADRSLDGCETVCQDLLEVLLIWLVRCTTLSLQVEETPRSDSRECVEIKRYLDSNYREDISLDILAEIAHINKYYLAHTFQKEYGISPITYLNRRRIEESKYMLGNTGYSLAQISELMGFSSPSYFSQCFRKAEGLTPNEYRRQVRQGQRPALSKRHEV is encoded by the coding sequence ATGAGTACCGAGCGATTTGATATCCGCCATGCTCCCGCTCCACGGGAATCCTTCCGGTTGCTGTACATCAGCAAAAGCAAATTTGGCGGCGATTGGAACAGCACTGCCCACACCCATTCCTGCACAGAGCTGTTCTACTGTCTGAGCGGAGAAGGTCAGTTTTATTTAAGCGGTCAGCTTTATCCGGTCAAACCGGATGATATGATTATCGTCAATCCGCAGGTAGAGCATACCGAGTTGAGCCTGAATGCTTCACCGCTGGAATACATTGTATTGGGCGTTGCTGGCATCGAGATCTTATTTGGAAAATCAGATTCTTCCTACGCCATATTCAACTGCCGGGAAAATCGGGAGCGGATGGTGACGCTGCTCCATATGCTGCTGGCCGAAGCAGACCGCAGTCTGGACGGCTGCGAAACGGTCTGTCAGGATCTGCTGGAAGTGCTGCTCATCTGGCTGGTGCGGTGTACCACGCTTTCTTTGCAGGTAGAGGAAACGCCCCGCTCCGACAGCCGGGAGTGTGTGGAGATCAAGCGGTATCTGGACAGCAACTATCGCGAAGATATCTCGCTGGATATCCTTGCTGAAATCGCCCACATCAACAAATACTATCTGGCCCATACCTTCCAAAAAGAGTATGGCATCTCTCCCATCACCTATCTGAACCGCCGTCGCATTGAGGAAAGCAAGTATATGCTGGGCAACACCGGTTACAGTCTGGCGCAGATCAGCGAGTTGATGGGTTTTTCCTCTCCCAGCTATTTTTCGCAATGCTTCCGCAAGGCGGAAGGCTTGACCCCCAATGAATACCGCCGTCAGGTGCGGCAGGGACAACGCCCTGCCCTGTCAAAACGGCATGAAGTATAA